The proteins below are encoded in one region of Ktedonobacterales bacterium:
- the scpB gene encoding SMC-Scp complex subunit ScpB, giving the protein MQIADSHEAETQQTAAEQLKSALESLLFVAGRPLERAELRRLLAINEGQLEATLATLAAECEKRGVRVQRLGNQVQLVSAPENARYIAAFLGLPSQVKLTTAALETLAVITYRQPITRSQIETIRGVNSDRALASLIAHSLVNEIGRAATVGRPALFATTPEFLQQFGLTSLEHLPTLDLPGESLQALESLPNGADHRAPAANGHSERSIAEPQPSEQSAISPARQEGEEESG; this is encoded by the coding sequence ATGCAGATAGCAGATTCCCACGAAGCAGAAACCCAGCAGACCGCCGCTGAACAACTGAAATCTGCCCTCGAAAGCCTTCTTTTCGTGGCCGGACGCCCCCTGGAGCGGGCCGAACTGCGGCGCTTGCTGGCAATCAACGAGGGCCAGCTTGAAGCCACACTTGCCACCCTGGCTGCCGAGTGCGAAAAGCGCGGTGTGCGCGTACAGCGCCTGGGCAACCAGGTGCAGCTTGTCTCCGCGCCGGAGAACGCCCGCTATATCGCCGCGTTCCTGGGCTTGCCTAGCCAGGTCAAGCTCACCACTGCCGCTCTGGAAACGCTGGCCGTCATCACCTATCGCCAGCCAATCACCCGCAGCCAGATCGAAACCATTCGCGGCGTCAATAGTGATCGGGCGCTTGCCAGTCTGATCGCCCATAGCCTGGTCAACGAGATTGGGCGCGCCGCCACCGTTGGTCGGCCTGCGCTCTTCGCCACCACGCCCGAATTCCTTCAGCAGTTCGGCCTGACCAGCCTGGAGCATCTGCCCACACTCGACCTCCCCGGCGAAAGCCTTCAGGCGTTGGAATCGCTCCCCAATGGAGCGGACCATCGCGCCCCTGCGGCTAACGGGCATAGCGAGCGATCCATTGCAGAGCCGCAGCCGTCCGAACAGTCAGCTATCTCGCCAGCCAGGCAAGAGGGCGAGGAGGAGTCAGGTTGA
- the pth gene encoding aminoacyl-tRNA hydrolase: MKLVVGLGNPGREYEKTRHNVGFHVADLVAEAEGWTWSGKRGKTLLAEGLINGEKVVLAKPQSYMNLSGKPVADLAHWYKVALDDLLIVCDDLDLPFARMRLRPRGKSGGHHGLESVIEALGSSEFPRLKLGIGRPAVNPMQTAGYVLKPPRGKEKETLEEAERLAAEAVRSFLREGVLVAMNRFNSVRVSEKA; this comes from the coding sequence GTGAAGTTGGTTGTGGGCCTGGGCAATCCAGGCAGAGAGTATGAGAAGACGCGCCATAACGTGGGCTTCCATGTGGCTGATCTGGTGGCTGAGGCCGAGGGCTGGACCTGGAGCGGGAAACGCGGCAAGACGCTGCTGGCCGAAGGGCTGATCAACGGCGAGAAGGTTGTGCTGGCGAAGCCGCAGAGCTACATGAACCTGAGCGGCAAGCCGGTCGCCGACCTGGCGCATTGGTATAAGGTCGCTCTGGACGATCTGCTGATTGTCTGCGACGACCTCGATCTCCCCTTTGCCAGAATGCGGCTGCGTCCGCGTGGCAAGTCGGGTGGGCATCATGGGCTGGAGTCGGTCATCGAGGCGCTAGGGTCAAGTGAGTTTCCTCGCCTGAAGCTGGGGATTGGCCGACCGGCGGTGAATCCAATGCAGACGGCGGGTTATGTGCTGAAGCCTCCGCGCGGCAAAGAGAAAGAGACGCTGGAGGAAGCCGAGCGGTTAGCAGCGGAGGCGGTGCGCTCTTTTCTGCGCGAGGGCGTGCTGGTGGCAATGAATCGGTTTAATAGTGTCCGTGTTTCAGAGAAAGCCTGA